In Salmo trutta chromosome 16, fSalTru1.1, whole genome shotgun sequence, a genomic segment contains:
- the LOC115150119 gene encoding GTPase IMAP family member 7: MLEEVEMGGSDKLKIVLLGKTGSGKSSAGNTILGVKRFEEGYAAKSHTKDCNREKGSINRQKVTIIDTPGIFDSDRPANDIKHEVLSCLVECAPGPHAFVLVLRLGRYTKEEQEAVRKLLKWFGKDALMHTVILFTHGEDLPANRTIIDFTNDVDLLKDLVEQCGNRVHVFDNRHWNPKPQPPQHSTMNKLLERMRQMPEFYPNEERQALESMLSTEETPEYRSNSFQVAELMKTINIMRENGGTYTNESLVALGNAIKTEVENIKKELEQRAEIVEMSEIRKRARKRVHTKTLKLVSGIGVGVLLGGLLGVAVGVSLPAILIGGLLFAGGTKVAMAIQQKKRQEARDGTRTEIEGRKMAGVAATGVGAGAAGGTAAGVLVGLEIGAEVGLGAAAATGIGLGVAGGVLAAGGIVAGGLVGAKAATRSDDPQEAARNAAGSVKKETLSIVKAIWETPQRLFENVSKSEANTPGSKYEDIKDQ, translated from the exons ATGCTTGAAGAAGTGGAAATGGGTG GCTCTGATAAGTTGAAGATTGTGCTGCTGGGAAAAACTGGATCTGGAAAGAGCAGTGCAGGAAATACCATTCTGGGAGTGAAACGCTTTGAAGAGGGTTATGCTGCAAAATCTCATACAAAAGATTGCAACAGAGAAAAAGGTTCCATCAATAGACAGAAAGTTACCATTATTGATACCCCAGGAATCTTTGACTCTGACAGGCCAGCAAATGATATCAAACATGAAGTACTTTCATGTCTCGTAGAGTGTGCACCTGGACCTCATGCCTTTGTCTTAGTGCTGAGGTTGGGGAGATACACAAAAGAGGAGCAAGAAGCTGTGAGAAAACTACTCAAATGGTTTGGCAAAGATGCCCTGATGCATACTGTGATTCTTTTCACACATGGTGAGGACCTTCCTGCCAACAGAACAATCATTGACTTTACCAATGATGTGGATTTATTGAAAGATCTTGTTGAACAATGTGGAAATCGGGTTCATGTCTTTGACAACAGGCACTGGAACCCTAAACCCCAACCACCACAACATTCCACAATGAATAAATTACTGGAGAGGATGAGACAGATGCCAGAGTTTTACCCAAATGAAGAACGTCAGGCACTTGAATCAATGCTGTCAACAGAGGAAACCCCAGAGTACAGAAGTAACAGCTTTCAGGTTGCAGAGCTCATGAAAACCATAAACATCATGAGAGAGAATGGAGGAACCTACACAAATGAATCACTTGTGGCACTGGGAAATGCCATAAAAACAGAGGTGGAGAACATAAAGAAAGAGctggagcagagagcagagattGTTGAGATGTCTGAGATTAGGAAACGGGCTAGAAAGAGAGTTCATACCAAAACTTTGAAACTGGTGTCAGGAATAGGGGTTGGAGTTCTACTGGGGGGACTGCTTGGAGTGGCTGTAGGAGTATCATTACCAGCCATACTAATTGGTGGGTTACTGTTTGCAGGTGGAACCAAAGTAGCCATGGCAATACAACAGAAGAAACGTCAGGAAGCTAGAGATGGAACAAGAACAGAAATTGAGGGAAGAAAAATGGCTGGGGTAGCTGCTACTGGAGTTGGGGCAGGAGCAGCAGGTGGAACAGCAGCTGGGGTATTAGTAGGATTGGAGATAGGAGCAGAGGTTGGACTAGGAGCTGCAGCTGCAACAGGAATAGGATTAGGAGTAGCTGGTGGAGTGCTTGCTGCTGGTGGAATAGTTGCAGGTGGGTTGGTAGGAGCCAAAGCTGCAACAAGATCCGATGATCCACAAGAAGCAGCAAGGAATGCAGCTGGTTCAGTGAAAAAGGAGACACTCAGCATAGTCAAAGCTATTTGGGAAACACCACAAAGACTATTTGAAAATGTATCCAAATCTGAAGCTAACACACCTGGATCAAAATACGAAGATATCAAAGATCAATGA